From Pirellulales bacterium:
ACACGGTGCTGATGATGTTTGTCGGGATGAACGACCCTGGGTTGATTGTCATGCCAACGCACCGCTTGTTCCGCGGGCTGCCCGCCATGACGAGTGCAGATTTGAAGTCTCGCATCGGCCACTGCTTCGACTGCCGCGTGATGGGCGAAGGGATCGACCTGGCCGACAACGTCTGGTCGCAGATCGAACGCGAAAACGCCCAGGGCACCCTGGGGCTGTTCACCACGGCCGATCAGCGCTGGACGCTCGCGAGGATCACACCGGCCGGAAAGGCCAAGATGGCCGAGGTGGCCAGTGATCACAGCCCCGAGTGGCAGGGTCTCGGGGTGGCGATTCTGCATCGGCTGCTGATCGAAACGCTGCTGGGGGGCGCCGATTTGCCCAAACCGAAGTTCGTGCACCTGGTAGACGAGGTCTCCGAATCGCTCGAGAGCGGCGAGTTTCCCCTGGCGGCCCTGGTGATGCCCGCTACGGTCGAGCACATTCGCCAGGTCAGTGAGCTGAAAGAGCGGATGCCCGCCAAGAGCACGTACTTCTTTCCCAAGCTGCTCAGTGGGTTGGTATTCAATCCGCTGGAATAGCCGGCGGAACCGCCACAGCCGGTGTTTCACGTGAAACACGCCTTGGTGTTTGGCGGTGAATGGCGTGTTTGAGTGCCTTGGGGTATTTGTTTGCGTGGCGTTGGGATTGCCGTTTCACGTGAAACATTGCACCTGGTTTGGCCGGTTTGGCCATACCAAATGCTCCGGCAGGCGATCGCCGGCCGCGAAGCCTCACCTTGTAGCGAAGTGATCTTCTCTTTGCCGAGCGACCGCGGCTAGAATTCGCCCGCGCTGCACGGAAGCCGGCGTTCAAACGAGCCAGGGAAGGTTTGTCTAAGTGTCCAGGATTCTCTGCGTTGCCAACCAGAAGGGCGGCGTTGGGAAGACAACAACCGCCGTGAATCTGGCGGCCGCACTGGCCTATGCCGGGTCGCGGACGCTGTTGGTCGACCTCGACCCCCAGTGCAACGCCACCAGCGGTCTAGGGCAAACGCCGGCGAACTGCCATCCGCTGGTTTCGCAAGAACCGCTCCGGACCACGTTAATCGAGACCAAAGTGCGCGGGCTCGAGTTGCTGCCCGGCAGCCGGACGTTTCGCGACGTCGAAACGCTGGCCTCGGGCGACGACGCCCCGGCGACGACGCTCAAACAGCACCTGGCCGCGGGGCTCACGGCCTACGACTTTGTGATTTTTGACTGTCCGCCGTCGCTGGGGCCGCTGACCCGTATGGCGCTGGCCAATTCCACCGAAGTGCTGATGCCCATCCAGTGCGAGTATTTCGCCATGGAGGGGCTGACCCAAATGATCGAGGTGATTCGTAGCGTGATGACCGAACAGCCGCACCGGCTCCAGTTCGGTGGCATTCTGCTGACGATGTACGACCCGAGCCTGGAGCTGACCGCCGAGGTCGACCGCGAGGTGCGCGAGTTTTTCGGCGAGATCGTGTTTCAGAACGTGATTCCGCGAGACGTGGCCGTGGCCGAAGCGCCCAGCCACGGGTTGCCGGTGATGGATTACGAA
This genomic window contains:
- a CDS encoding ParA family protein, which produces MSRILCVANQKGGVGKTTTAVNLAAALAYAGSRTLLVDLDPQCNATSGLGQTPANCHPLVSQEPLRTTLIETKVRGLELLPGSRTFRDVETLASGDDAPATTLKQHLAAGLTAYDFVIFDCPPSLGPLTRMALANSTEVLMPIQCEYFAMEGLTQMIEVIRSVMTEQPHRLQFGGILLTMYDPSLELTAEVDREVREFFGEIVFQNVIPRDVAVAEAPSHGLPVMDYEPRARGARAYVELCLEVLERE